The following coding sequences lie in one Aspergillus luchuensis IFO 4308 DNA, chromosome 8, nearly complete sequence genomic window:
- a CDS encoding pleiotropic drug resistance family ABC transporter (COG:Q;~EggNog:ENOG410PG6M;~InterPro:IPR034001,IPR043926,IPR027417,IPR003593, IPR010929,IPR017871,IPR029481,IPR003439,IPR013525, IPR034003;~PFAM:PF01061,PF00005,PF06422,PF14510;~TransMembrane:12 (i525-548o560-582i594-615o635-656i668-687o774-794i1191-1212o1224-1245i1266-1292o1312-1334i1346-1370o1463-1483i);~go_component: GO:0016020 - membrane [Evidence IEA];~go_component: GO:0016021 - integral component of membrane [Evidence IEA];~go_function: GO:0005524 - ATP binding [Evidence IEA];~go_function: GO:0016887 - ATPase activity [Evidence IEA];~go_function: GO:0042626 - ATPase-coupled transmembrane transporter activity [Evidence IEA];~go_process: GO:0055085 - transmembrane transport [Evidence IEA]), producing MSSFVATTNPNSSRAQAVVSHNLPHMQGSPDLDNAVHGPPGSAYTEKSEQRSEDDETLQGKEEKIEARVGDLARQLTRQSTRFSTKGTLDNPFAVDDPESTLNPHSPNFKPKDWMKMLLAIRSRDPERYPDRTAGVAFRNLNVHGFGSPTDYQKDVLNSLLELGTLARRLVGMKMQKIQILREFDGLVKSGEMVVVLGRPGSGCSTFLKTIAGEMNGIEMSEDSVLNYQGIPAKEMQKSFRGEAIYNAETDVHFPQLSVGDTLKFAALARAPRNRLEGVNRHQYAEHMRDVVMAMLGLSHTINTRVGNDFIRGVSGGERKRVSIAEATLSQAPLQCWDNSTRGLDSANALEFCKNLNLMSKYSGTTACVAIYQASQSAYDVFDKVTVLYEGRQIYFGRTTEAKQFFVDMGFECPERQTTADFLTSLTSPSERLVRPGFENRVPRTPDEFAAAWKQSSARAALLREIEEFEQQYPIHGSSYDAFVDARKAMQSKNQRVKSPYTISVWEQISLCTVRGFQRLKGDSSLTVSALIGNFIIALIVASVFYNLPDTTASFYSRGALLFYAVLLNAFSSALEILTLYAQRPIVEKQARYAFYHPFTEAVASMLCDTPYKLINSITFNLPLYFMTNLRRTAGAWWTFWIFSVVTTYTMSMIFRTMASTSRSLSQALVPAALLILGMVIYTGFVIPTRNMLGWSRWMNYINPIAYSFESFMVNEFSGRHFTCSSIVPSGDGYDSISLDYRICSTVGSTAGSAIVDGTSYLKQSFEYTKGHEWRNIGILIAFMVFFCFVYLASTEYISEAKSKGEVLLFRRGHQPKLGEADMESSATPGGAVKGDAPAQGSEVRIQKQTAIFHWQDVCYDIKIKGEPRRILDHVDGWVKPGTCTALMGVSGAGKTTLLDVLATRVTMGVVTGEMLVDGRPRDQSFQRKTGYVQQQDLHLPTSTVREALRFSALLRQPANVSREEKLDYVEEVIKLLGMEPYADAIVGVPGEGLNVEQRKRLTIGVELAAKPQLLLFLDEPTSGLDSQTSWSILDLIDTLTKHGQAILCTIHQPSAMLFQRFDRLLFLARGGKTIYFGEIGENSNTLSSYFERNGAHPLAEGENPAEWMLDVIGAAPGSHTDIDWPKVWRESPEHTKVKEHLAELKSTLSTKPEDDSDPEAFKEYAAGFGVQLYECLLRVFAQYYRTPSYIWSKTILCVLSALYIGFSFFHAPNSLQGMQNQMFSVFMLMTIFGNLCQQIMPHFVTQRSLYEVRERPSKTYSWQAFMTANIFVELPWNTLMAVLMFVCWYYPIGLYNNAKPTDSVNERAGLMFLLIWVFLLFTSTFAHMVIAGIELAETGGNIATLLFSLCLIFCGVLATPSNMPGFWIFMYRLSPFTYLVSAMLSTGLSGTTVTCEAVEYLSFNTPGNQTCQDYMSSYISANGGYLLNPSATSDCQFCTMNSTDTFLASVVSYFSDAWRNFGLMWVYIVFNIVAAVGIYWLARVPKGKMVAK from the exons ATGTCGTCGTTCGTCGCCACGACAaatcccaactcctcccgGGCACAGGCGGTGGTCAGCCATAACCTGCCACACATGCAGGGCAGCCCAGACTTGGACAATGCTGTCCATGGACCCCCCGGGAGCGCATACACCGAGAAGTCGGAGCAGAGAAGCGAAGATGACGAAACGTTgcaagggaaggaggagaagatagaAGCGCGGGTGGGCGACCTTGCTCGACAGCTCACGCGCCAATCAACTCGGTTTTCTACCAAAGGCACCCTCGATAATCCCTTTGCAGTCGACGATCCGGAATCGACGCTCAACCCTCACAGCCCCAATTTCAAGCCCAAGgactggatgaagatgcttCTCGCCATCAGATCTCGTGACCCCGAGCGATACCCTGACCGTACAGCTGGTGTTGCTTTCAGGAATTTGAATGTTCATGGATTCGGGTCGCCGACTGACTACCAGAAAGACGTCCTGAATTCACTCCTCGAACTGGGCACACTGGCTCGCCGACTAGTCGGAATGAAGATGCAAAAGATCCAGATTCTTCGTGAATTCGACGGTTTGGTGAAAAGTGGGGAGATGGTTGTTGTGCTTGGAAGACCTGGTAGTGGTTGTTCCACCTTCCTCAAGACAATTGCCGGAGAGATGAACGGTATTGAGATGTCTGAAGACTCTGTGCTCAACTACCAGG GTATACCCGCAAAAGAGATGCAAAAGTCTTTCCGGGGTGAAGCTATCTACAACGCCGAGACCGATGTCCACTTCCCTCAACTTTCCGTTGGTGATACACTGAAGTTTGCGGCCCTCGCAAGGGCCCCTAGGAATCGCCTTGAGGGCGTCAACCGGCACCAATATGCGGAGCATATGAGAGACGTGGTCATGGCCATGCTTGGACTTTCCCATACGATCAATACTCGGGTAGGAAATGACTTCATTCGCGGAGTCAGTGGTGGTGAGAGGAAGCGTGTCAGTATCGCAGAGGCAACCCTCAGTCAGGCACCACTCCAGTGCTGGGATAACAGCACCAGAGGCCTTGATAGCGCCAATGCCCTTGAATTCTGCAAGAACCTTAATCTCATGAGCAAGTACTCCGGAACCACTGCCTGTGTCGCTATCTATCAGGCGTCTCAGAGTGCATACGATGTGTTCGACAAGGTGACTGTACTCTACGAAGGACGGCAAATCTATTTCGGACGAACCACGGAGGCGAAGCAGTTCTTTGTGGATATGGGATTCGAGTGCCCTGAGCGTCAAACCACTGCCGACTTTTTAACATCTCTCACCAGCCCATCGGAGCGCTTGGTCCGCCCTGGCTTTGAGAACCGTGTCCCTCGTACTCCAGATGAATTCGCAGCAGCTTGGAAACAAAGCAGTGCCAGAGCCGCACTTCTCAGGGAAATTGAAGAGTTTGAGCAGCAGTACCCGATCCACGGCTCTTCCTATGATGCTTTCGTGGACGCCCGGAAGGCCATGCAGTCGAAAAACCAACGCGTCAAATCTCCTTACACCATCTCAGTGTGGGAGCAGATCTCTCTGTGCACTGTTCGTGGCTTCCAACGTCTCAAGGGAGACTCCAGTTTAACTGTCAGTGCCTTGATTGGTAACTTTATTATTGCCTTGATTGTGGCGTCGGTTTTCTACAACCTCCCGGATACAACGGCCAGCTTTTATTCCCGTGGAGCTCTGTTGTTCTATGCAGTTCTCTTGAATGCCTTCTCCAGTGCGCTCGAAATTTTGACACTCTATGCTCAACGTCCGATCGTCGAAAAGCAGGCAAGATATGCATTCTATCATCCTTTCACGGAAGCCGTGGCCTCCATGCTGTGCGATACACCTTATAAGCTCATCAACTCAATCACGTTCAACCTTCCCTTGTACTTTATGACGAACTTGCGTCGCACTGCTGGTGCCTGGTGGACATTTTGGATCTTTTCAGTTGTCACTACATACACCATGTCCATGATCTTCAGAACTATGGCCTCCACCTCACGATCCCTCTCGCAAGCACTTGTGCCTGCGGCTCTTTTAATTCTGGGAATGGTCATTTACACAGGTTTTGTGATTCCCACTCGCAATATGCTTGGTTGGTCCCGTTGGATGAATTATATCAACCCGATCGCCTACTCCTTCGAAAGTTTCATGGTCAATGAGTTTTCTGGTCGCCATTTTACATGCTCCAGCATTGTTCCTTCTGGCGATGGGTATGACTCCATATCCTTGGACTACAGGATTTGCTCCACAGTCGGTTCCACGGCCGGATCGGCGATCGTGGACGGAACTTCCTACCTGAAACAAAGTTTCGAATACACCAAAGGACATGAATGGCGCAACATCGGAATCTTGATCGCCTTCATGGTATTCTTCTGTTTTGTCTACCTTGCTAGCACCGAATATATCTCCGAGGCAAAGTCCAAGGGTGAAGTCCTCTTGTTCCGTCGCGGCCACCAGCCAAAGCTTGGCGAAGCCGACATGGAATCTTCAGCTACCCCTGGTGGTGCTGTCAAAGGCGACGCTCCCGCCCAGGGCTCGGAAGTTCGCATTCAGAAGCAAACGGCTATCTTCCATTGGCAAGATGTGTGTTAcgacatcaagatcaagggtGAACCTAGACGCATCTTGGATCATGTTGACGGCTGGGTGAAGCCCGGGACTTGCACCGCCCTGATGGGTGTGTCGGGAGCCGGTAAGACGACATTGCTCGATGTCCTGGCCACGCGTGTCACAATGGGAGTTGTCACGGGAGAGATGCTCGTCGATGGACGGCCACGCGACCAGTCATTCCAACGCAAAACCGGCTATGTACAACAACAGGATCTGCATCTACCTACTTCTACCGTTCGCGAGGCTCTCCGGTTCAGTGCTTTGCTGCGTCAGCCGGCTAATGTTAGCCGAGAGGAGAAACTGGACTACGTTGAGGAGGTGATCAAACTCCTGGGCATGGAGCCTTACGCAGATGCGATCGTTGGTGTGCCCGGAGAGGGATTGAACGTGGAGCAACGCAAGCGACTGACAATTGGTGTCGAACTTGCTGCCAAGCCGCAGTTATTGCTTTTCCTCGATGAACCTACTTCTGGTCTTGACAGTCAGACTTCATGGTCAATCCTCGATCTTATTGATACACTTACTAAACATGGACAAGCCATTCTTTgcaccatccaccagcctTCTGCCATGTTGTTCCAGCGCTTTGACCGATTGCTCTTCTTGGCGCGTGGCGGAAAGACGATCTATTTTGGTGAAATCGGCGAGAATTCCAACACACTGTCCAGCTACTTCGAACGCAACGGCGCCCATCCATTGGCCGAGGGAGAAAACCCAGCAGAGTGGATGCTTGACGTTATTGGGGCAGCACCAGGTTCTCACACAGACATAGATTGGCCAAAAGTATGGAGGGAAAGTCCTGAGCATACGAAAGTCAAGGAGCACCTTGCAGAACTGAAATCGACCCTATCTACCAAACCCGAGGATGACTCCGACCCGGAAGCTTTCAAGGAATACGCAGCAGGCTTTGGTGTCCAGCTTTATGAATGCTTGCTTCGTGTCTTTGCCCAATATTACCGCACACCAAGCTATATCTGGTCGAAGACTATTCTCTGTGTTCTGTCCGCCCTCTACATTGGATTTTCGTTCTTCCACGCTCCCAACTCTCTCCAGGGCATGCAAAACCAGATGTTCAGTGTGTTCATGTTGATGACTATCTTTGGTAACCTGTGCCAACAGATCATGCCACACTTTGTCACTCAGAGATCACTCTACGAAGTCCGAGAACGCCCATCCAAGACCTATTCCTGGCAGGCATTCATGACGGCCAATATTTTCGTGGAACTCCCATGGAATACCCTGATGGCCGTTCTCATGTTCGTCTGTTGGTACTACCCGATCGGATTATATAACAATGCGAAGCCCACTGATTCCGTCAATGAACGGGCCGGTCTCATGTTCCTGCTTATTTgggtcttccttctctttacGTCGACCTTCGCCCACATGGTGATTGCTGGAATCGAGCTAGCAGAGACAGGAGGTAATATCGCGACGTTGTTATTCTCCCTTTGCCTGATCTTCTGTGGTGTTCTTGCGACTCCATCCAACATGCCTGGAttctggatcttcatgtACCGGTTGTCCCCGTTCACATACCTGGTATCTGCTATGCTCTCAACAGGCCTTTCCGGCACTACCGTGACATGCGAGGCCGTCGAGTATCTGTCATTTAACACGCCTGGAAACCAGACATGTCAGGATTATATGTCATCGTATATCAGCGCCAATGGGGGTTACCTGTTGAACCCATCAGCCACATCAGACTGCCAATTCTGTACTATGAACAGCACGGATACCTTCCTTGCTTCAGTGGTTAGTTACTTCTCGGATGCCTGGCGCAACTTTGGCTTGATGTGGGTGTATATCGTCTTCAACATCGTCGCAGCGGTGGGTATCTACTGGTTGGCTCGTGTGCCAAAGGGCAAGATGGTGGCTAAGTGA
- a CDS encoding uncharacterized protein (COG:S;~EggNog:ENOG410Q1SV;~InterPro:IPR036864,IPR007219,IPR001138;~PFAM:PF00172,PF04082;~go_function: GO:0000981 - DNA-binding transcription factor activity, RNA polymerase II-specific [Evidence IEA];~go_function: GO:0003677 - DNA binding [Evidence IEA];~go_function: GO:0008270 - zinc ion binding [Evidence IEA];~go_process: GO:0006351 - transcription, DNA-templated [Evidence IEA];~go_process: GO:0006355 - regulation of transcription, DNA-templated [Evidence IEA]) yields the protein MNGPSNTSRGMDSSIPSNPMSSQQDSFPLDPGKEDGRKSTRRKACDTCQRRKIKCDLSNKAKCSQCEKMGIACTRNLQRYQANLRRQAMINHLEGSLERMESRLQGLGFTVGENDTIIGPSSSEGVGDISPLRLSLSPTDRSPQVEDVDDTDWGNIYTSPPPGSIRASASRSPSPHMPNLFGQSSQPQAAVPCFNVPRYLGGILNSGCFSMISQEGLEWIAQKTGGESMDHLTRLVLAEERDGFIADYPLHCISPRRVFCPLPPQEHIIRLVERYLEDFNVIFPLFRRSDLLLLFERAHLDMRFQSPGQWAIMNAILAVAYMLPDNGASKQPDHQKSWLLLKNALEAVNELYLGPPDLRGLQGLLVMVVLFMAASAARPCSFLISVAIHISDQLGLGTTEDISIFTEEEKQERQTVFWLAYCLDREISFRFGEPPVQNDEAISAALPLDAPNCLVYSMPTNDRAGTFSAFASACKLAQIRGEIYQRLYSASATDRPFHQILASVGELDRKLQAWKDSLPSEFQPESPTLFHSPPVSLILLHMHHTYHNCMIAIHSLIAARGINSAQDLSDHPGYTIYPDSLSNPRVLLSASLTSKAARASIGLMKYLPKDDISLGLTMYFPTVALRTLASSIVRNPRDTGQIYNMRILDQAEAFLSSTCSSTTSEGMKRLVKNCAEFRSLAERAMKECV from the exons ATGAATGGACCATCCAATACCAGCAGAGGCATGGACTCTTCCATCCCTAGTAACCCCATGTCTAGCCAACAAGATTCGTTTCCTTTAGATCCAGGTAAGGAAGATGGCAGAAAGAGCACACGGAGAAAG GCTTGTGATACCTGTCAGCGCAGGAAGATTAAATGCGATCTCTCCAACAAAGCCAAGTGCTCGCAGTGCGAGAAGATGGGAATCGCTTGCACCCGGAATCTGCAGAGATACCAGGCAAACTTAAGAAG GCAGGCGATGATCAATCATCTGGAAGGAAGTCTTGAGCGCATGGAGTCTCGTCTGCAGGGTCTTGGTTTTACCGTAGGCGAAAATGATACCATAATCGgtccttcatcatcagagGGAGTTGGTGATATCTCACCGTTGAGGTTGTCATTAAGTCCCACGGATCGTAGTCCTCAGGTTGAGGACGTCGATGATACAGATTGGGGCAACATCTACACAAGCCCGCCGCCAGGGTCGATCCGTGCATCAGCGAGCAGATCCCCAAGCCCTCATATGCCAAACCTATTTGGGCAATCAAGTCAACCACAAGCGGCAGTACCATGCTTTAACGTTCCGAGATATCTCGGAGGTATATTGAACTCTGGCT GCTTCTCTATGATTTCACAAGAGGGCTTAGAATGGATAGCGCAGAAGACTGGTGGCGAATCAATGGACCATTTAACACGCCTCGTCCTAGCGGAGGAGCGTGATGGTTTCATAGCCGACTATCCACTTCACTGCATATCACCCAGGAGAGTGTTCTGTCCGCTCCCACCTCAGGAGCATATCATACGTCTTGTGGAACGGTATTTGGAGGACTTCAATGTCATATTTCCCTTATTCAGACGGTCGGACCTTTTACTCCTCTTTGAAAGAGCGCATCTTGATATGCGCTTTCAAAGTCCAGGTCAGTGGGCTATCATGAATGCTATTTTGGCAGTTGCCTACATGCTTCCTGACAATGGGGCTTCTAAGCAGCCGGATCATCAGAAAAGCTGGCTTCTTCTGAAGAATGCTCTGGAGGCTGTCAACGAGCTTTATTTGGGTCCGCCCGATCTTCGGGGTCTTCAGGGTCTTTTAGTAATG GTTGTTCTCTTTATGGCGGCATCGGCTGCACGGCCTTGCAGTTTCCTAATATCCGTCGCTATCCATATTAGCGACCAACTGGGTTTGGGGACGACCGAAGACATCTCGATCTTTACCGAAGAGGAAAAACAGGAGCGGCAGACGGTTTTTTGGCTTGCTTACTGCCTCGATAGGGA AATTTCCTTTCGATTTGGTGAACCACCGGTACAAAATGACGAAGCCATCAGCGCAGCTCTACCATTGGATGCACCAAATTGTCTCGTCTACTCCATGCCAACAAACGACCGGGCAGGGACCTTCAGCGCCTTCGCATCAGCCTGCAAACTTGCACAGATCAGAGGCGAGATCTACCAACGCCTCTACTCCGCTTCGGCTACGGATAGACCGTTCCATCAGATCCTCGCCTCAGTCGGAGAGTTGGATAGGAAATTACAAGCATGGAAGGATAGTCTCCCGTCTGAGTTTCAGCCCGAATCACCTACactcttccattcccctccaGTATCCTTGATACTACTACACATGCACCACACATACCACAACTGCATGATCGCCATTCATTCTCTCATTGCCGCTCGAGGCATCAATTCTGCCCAAGATCTCTCAGACCATCCTGGGTATACCATCTACCCGGATTCTCTATCGAATCCCCGGGTTCTACTTTCAGCATCGTTGACCTCCAAAGCTGCCCGTGCTTCGATTGGCTTGATGAAGTATCTCCCGAAGGATGACATCTCCCTTGG GTTAACGATGTATTTTCCCACCGTTGCACTAAGAACACTAGCCTCAAGTATTGTTCGCAATCCCCGCGATACAGGCCAGATCTACAATATGAGGATTCTCGACCAGGCAGAAGCATTTCTATCATCGACGTGTTCAAGCACTACTAGCGAAGGGATGAAGCGATTGGTGAAGAATTGCGCCGAGTTTCGCTCGCTCGCTGAGAGGGCGATGAAGGAATGCGTTTAA